The following proteins are encoded in a genomic region of Diabrotica virgifera virgifera chromosome 1, PGI_DIABVI_V3a:
- the LOC114340797 gene encoding uncharacterized protein LOC114340797 codes for MFKIIVLFALLAFVAAEPSGVLLGAPLATSYNYRADLISRPVLAAYTSPIVAAPVLQKVVAAPVATSYTSRVDAIRSPLLAAYTPAIHPW; via the coding sequence ATGTTCAAAATAATTGTTCTATTTGCCTTGTTGGCTTTTGTAGCAGCTGAACCCAGTGGTGTGTTACTTGGTGCTCCATTAGCCACGAGCTACAATTACAGGGCTGACTTAATCAGTAGACCTGTCCTAGCTGCTTACACTTCTCCAATTGTAGCTGCTCCTGTTCTTCAGAAGGTAGTCGCCGCTCCAGTGGCTACTAGCTACACGTCGAGGGTTGATGCCATCAGGAGTCCTTTGTTGGCTGCGTACACTCCTGCAATCCATCCATGGTAA